In Lolium rigidum isolate FL_2022 chromosome 7, APGP_CSIRO_Lrig_0.1, whole genome shotgun sequence, the DNA window CGAGAAATATATATTCCTACAATTAAATGGCAGTGGCAAATGTTTAACATCCATTAAGCTGTGTAACCTTTGAATTTAGTTTAACATCACTGTCTGGCTTACCTTTACCTTGTTATTGGGTTGTTTACAGGGCCAAAATGGCCTCTATCTAGCACAGTGATCTGAGGTTGTTAATTTATGGCAATTAAGTGTAGTAGATGTTTGATGTTTCCACGATGTTCTGAAATTTAGTAAATCTGACATTTACTAGGTATTTTTTGAACCTAAACTAGCATACTGCTTGTTTCTTATGGAAATGGGAGATCAATATATAACTCTTTTTGCCGACAACAAAATGTGGAGTTTGGTTTCCTTGTCTTGCATCAATTAGGcttgagagcatctccaacaggcgctgcaaattctcgcgcgctataccggcgattgggcgcgctgtataccgTTCGCGCGCGGTATAGCGAATTTGCCCCCGGCAGAGGctgcattttgcagcgcgcgttggtgtgcggaaaacgcacctccgccgcgaggcgctattttgcagcgcgcgcgaccgttttttttttaaaattcatcaaacaaactatgaaatttGAACGAAATACGAATATATTAAAGTGCGACGATACAAATGCGACATAGAAAATACTAGTACTACTCGTCCGACTACTCGTCGGACTCCCAGTCGTAGTCGGAGCTGCTCGCGGTCGTCTCGGACACCGGCGTGGACGTCGACGTCCGGtggaagtcggaggaggaggacgagaggacgacggtcgacggccctgcgcctttcttcttttcctccttcctcttcgccgccgcctcggcctcgCCTTCTtctcgccgcggactcggcgcggcgcttctcgcggctcgccttcttcgccgctttcatcgccgccttctcctcctcgtccgcgcgtagaaggcctccgtggcggcgacgtcctccgggaagcgCCGCGCCCACTCGACGCGACGctcgcctcgtcgcgctcggcgatgaggaggcgccgCTCCGGCTCCCGATGGCGGCGCTGCTCTTCGCGCGTGActatcggcgacggcggcgccggcatctccgcctgctcgcgcgtccggacgtcgtcgaagttcatgccggcggcgggcggccgaggcgccacgcgacggcgtcgtaggctcgcgccgcctcatgcgcggtgtcgaaggtgccgagccggatccgctcttcgccggagcgaatctcggcgtcgaagcggccgctcggccgcgcgcggacgccgcggtagccggaggcggagcggcgccgcGGAGGCATGTCGCCGGaggcgaggcggaggcggacgggcGGCGGAGGTAGAGCGGTGGCGCGTGGCGCGGAGACAGAGAGCGGCGGGGAAAGAGGCGGAGAGACACGCGGAAGGCGGTTGGCGCGTGTCGtctatatagcgcgcgcggcagcgcacgcggcaaatttcccgcgtgggatggcgcaaacgcgcgggcgcggcaaaacttaccgcgcgcgcctttttcccgcgtctgctggagcttcgcgcgagcgctcgcgcgcgccaaactggcaggtattttgccgcgcgcgcgttttacagcgcctgttggagatgctctgataAGGTTGCTCAGTTGGGGCTGTATTTAGAAGTATACTTCCAAAACAAGCGCATTCTTTATTTTTGTTGTCTTTTTTATCTGGTAATTAGGTTTAAGAGTACTTGGCTTATTAAGATATTATCTTTTTGTGTAACCGTGATTGGTAAACTGAATAATTACTAATTACTTAATGGTTGATCATTTTGCATAAACATGCTTGCCAATCATTTATTACTTGAATATTGGTAGTAGGCTTGGTGTCCCACAAGATTATCGTTAATATAGTCCTATTAGTTGACATAACAAAATTATCAATTTATGAAATGTTTTCCTCGTTTAAAATTGTGACTAAAAATGATGAGTTTTATCTTATAGCTTGATCTTAAACCAACTAAAAATTATGAGTTTTATCTTATATATTTCTATGTTTTGCATGATATCCTGTCTGCATTTTTTGAAGACTAACATAATTTTGTTAATCTGGAAGGTGGCTTTGGAGCTTTTGGCAGTAATAATCAAGGTGCCAGTAGTTTCTCGGCATTTGGTTCGGGTGGCACCGCTGGGCCTGGAGGACCCCCGGCAGATTTTTTGACACAGATGAGAAAATAGCGCAGTTTGCGTCCAGGCACCGCCAAGCCCCAAGTACATCATCAATCCTTGTCCTTCTAAAGAATGTACAGTATTGGTCATGGATAGGTGGATAATGTGGATGCATTGCCCTAGGAATGTCACTTCTTTATCATTAGTCTGAGATGATATTTATCGGTGTTCATGGCTACACCTAGGGTGGCAAGCGGTGCGGGTTGTGGATACATGTTTGCTCTAAGCTAGCTCAAATTTCAATCTGTTCCGTGACACTTTTTGCACTAAATTTTCATTTGCGGGACAGAAAGCAGTCACCGCTTGACACCCTAGCTACACCAGACCATGGACTGCCGGTGGTTTTGTACAACATCTGAAGAGAATGGTTTCTTTTGTATTTGCCTTGTGGCTTGGTGAACTGCTGACATTGGTTGCAAATTCACTATTTCACACCATGTATACCTTCCCTTATATTCCTATATTTGCGAGTGTTTAGGTTGgatgaagaaaaaaaagaagtatGTGATgctaaatactccctccggttgttTTTAATCGACGTGGAGGAGTTCAGTGCAAATCATGTAGATTAGTGCAGTGACTGCGTTGATTAATAGGGAGCAGATGTAGTACTCATTAACAAGCAACAGCCGAATGTATTCATTCATCTTTGCGCAAAATATAAGGAGGGGAAAAGCTACGGCCAGGAGGAGTTTATTCCATGTTTTAAGGCGCCATGttacattttctttcttttcctgcCCGTGGACTGATGCTGAAAGAATATGTGCATGGTTTTAGTTCCTTGTGATCACTGATCAGGTTCGGTCATATTTGTTGACAACTCACAACAGATGCTAGAGAATCAAGCATCTGTTCTGAACAGAACATATGCACGCAGGCAGGCACGTACGGCTCACTCTAACAGAGAAAATACAGGTGCAACCACAGGTACGGGCATATCAGAATGACGCCTTGCTTATCTCAGTATAATGGTGCGATGATCTGCTTGGTCACAGTTACAATGGCTGCTGATTCTATTACCAAATTAGAGCATATTTGATCGATCCACGTAGCAACTGGAAACATAATCCAACCAGCAAAAAAGGAAGTGCACGCTTTTAAAAGAACATAGAAAATACTGCGCTGTGCCATCCTTCTTTACTTTTTGTATGCGCAAGCTGGTCAAGCTTTTTCAGCAAGCCCCACAGCATCTGGCTGCAATCAAAATTTCATTTGGTTTCTTGTATGTTCAAAATGCAAAACCACACACACAGATGTGGAGAACAAACCCTTCGCTAATAATGATAACTTAACTTTGTATGCCACATGTAGAACAAACAGTGAAGTTGCAGCATTGGCTTCAAAGTTGACACCCATCATTCCTTCTGCCCTGGTAGCTCTGTACTGTAAGAGGTGCCAAACTTGCCAAAGGAGACACAGGGGAACTCTATGCTTATTCCGTTATTCCATTCCTTGCCTTTGGGCAGAGTCCCAAGAAGGCATCCAAGAGTGTTTACAGAATGGGCACCTTCACTTTAGCCTTCTTTTGCATGCAGCACTCATGCCAAATTCTTCTTCTGGATGCCTTTGAGTCAAAAGATGGCCGTTCCCAGGCTCTGCTGCCTCAACTGATATTCCTTAACCAGCCATGACTCCTGCTTCTCAACATATGCACTGAACCTGTGCAGCagttttttttgtcaaaaataaataaatagatatcACATAGAATACTAAAAATGCTGATTCACCACAACAGTTGCCCTTTCATTTCAGCACTCAGAGAGGCTGGCCAGAAATGCAGCTGAGACGCCGGAATTGGATTCTGAATGAGTAAACATATCACTCAAGGAATCTAAGAGAAGAGGCCTGCAAGTTCTCAGGTAACCAAAAGCTGCCATGAGAATGAGGTGCTCCCCCTAGTCTCTCAAAGGAAAAGATCGCGCTTCTCTTTCGGGCTTTCGCGCTTCTCACGCGCAACGCCACGTAATTTCAGGCAAAGCTGGCACAAATGTATGCGCGGAACCAGAGAGTGTGTTATTGTAGCTCCAAAGGAAAAAGATCGGTGAGGATAGAGGGTCGTCCATGGGTACCCCTCGGAAGGAATAAGGATCATATCTCTTTTCAGTTGCTGCGAAGATAGGGTCGTCAGGCTTTGAGTGTTGCTCCAGCGATTCGAGATTCTCCTTATCTATCCCTGCCTTATAAGTCGAGGCTCCGCGCTAGATCGACCTCGCACATGAGAGGTAGTTCGGTTTCAGAAGCCAAGGTTGTCTCACTCCCACAGGACCATAATCCAAGTCTTTGGTTACTAGAAATAGCGGCACCGGTAAAAGCTGCAGAGGATCTTGTCGGTCAGGAATGTGCAGCCTGCAAGCAGAACATTGTCAGTACATGGCAGAACCTGAACAGGTAAGAACTGCACCTGCAGGTGAAAAACCTTTCGTCAATGTATAATATGTATTCGTTCTTAAAAGAGATGTTTGAATGGCAGATGTATcatcagcaacagcagcagctccaTAGTCATCGGCAACACATGTCCTCAAGGCCTAGTTTATATCCGGAGAAGAAATTTCCCCTGAAAGGCCAAGGAGGGGCAGGAGGAGATTCAGGGCTCATCCTATCGACGGATGCGAAACCTCGGCTTAAATGGACTCCTGAGCTGCATGAGCGTTTTTCTGATGCAGTGAGCCAGCTAGGAGGACCTGACAGTAAGTAGATGATCAAGAACATTATTTGTAGTGCATAGCAGAAATGAATGTGTGAATTGCCTTCTGATGGCTACATTACTCGAAACTACCGCAGAAGCTACACCGAAAGCAATCATGAGGGTCATGGGAATCCCGGGACTAACTCTTTACCATCTTAAGAGCCACCTTCAGGTACATATATGGAGTTCTTAATTAGCTATTGATTTTTAGCATGATGCTTGTGTTGGAGCAAGAAACTAAGCTGTTAACTTTTTCCTCATAGAAATTCAGACTTGGAAAGAATCTCCAAACTCAAGCTAATGCTGTCCATGTAAAGAATGGTGAGTAATCATATGGCTCCGACGTAAGTTAATTGTTAATCATCCAAGAAGTGATGTATTATTAACCTTGCTTTCAATTTATGTTTCCAGTTTTAGGCTTCGCGGTAACGACAGATAAAGCATGTGAAGGACTGGCATCACAAGATGATCACCTGAACCGAGAGACGCAAACCAGCAAGTAAGAAGGGATTTAAGGTTTGCCATGTATGCACTCTACTTGCTTCCTGCAGAAATGTAACATAGTTTGCAAATTCTATTAGGTCTGTGCACATAAGCGAATCCCTCCAAATGCAAATTGAGGTTCAGAGACGACTGCATGAGCAAATAGAGGTACACCAATATCAGCATAATCTCAATCTCCATTACTAACCATATGTGGGACATACAGTTGGGCTCTGTCGGGTGTTTCATAGAGAATAAGTCACTGTCTTCATTAAACATGATACTCCATTTTTTGCCATCCTGTAACTTCAGATAAACCAAACCTTGGAAGCAAATGGTAATCACGTGTTGTTATATCCTAATCAGACATTCAGACATGCTGCCCTGTATATATTTCTCAGCGCTTATTTCGTTTCATATTTTTCTTTCTCGTTGTTGTTGCTGAATCTGATTAAGTAGCTGCAATGCCTGAAGTTATGAGTGACGATGCATGACGAGTTCAATAACTTTGAAGGTACAAAGACACCTGCAGCTCCGGATCGAAGCTCAAGGCAAGTACCTACACTCTGTGCTGGAGAAGGCGCAGGAGGCGCTCGCGAAGCAGCACGTCGTCAACGGCCTCGCGGCGGCGCCAGAGGTAGCCTATTCGGCGAGACGGCGCCCGCTTCAGAACGATGGGTCGGCCGACGGCAGCTGCTTGACAGCGTCCGAGGACATCCTCTCCATTGGTTTCTCGGCAGCCGGTGCTGATGCCGCACGGAGAGGGTCCGCCGCGCCAttcgaggaggaggagtgctACCTGTTCCTAGGCAAGCCTGAGCGGCGGCGCCAAGAACGGCGGAGTGAGGTCACGACGAACGGGTGCGACGGTGGCGTGGCGTTCGAGACGGCGGCGGGGCTGGACCTGAGCATTGGTGTCGTCGCGGACAGCAGGCGGCAGCCGCGCGGCGGCGAGAGGATTGACCTGAACGGATCAGGATGGaactgagagagagggagagaggcatGGTGCATGTCACGAAGTCGTCCTAGCTTGCATTGAACATGATCATGCAGAGGTTCAGAAGCTGTGCCTTCAAATAGAGAACAGCAGAACACGATTGATGTGGTCTGTATGCAGCAGCTGTGTTTCGGTGGATCAAAACCAACTAATGGGAGTAGACTCATTCCGATTAGTTAGGGGTTCGTGTCCATGATTGAAGCCCCTAGGTGATTGATGCATGGATGAACAAAACCAACTAATGAGGACAACCTCACTTGTAGATTGTTACCTTGCCCATacacaaatatgtgggaataacaACTATACTCGTGACTTCGCCTATAAATAGCACCTAGACTCCGGTGGATAAGGTTGGCGACTCGAGCTACACTCTTATATCTTTTCGACTACTGTTTTGTGTTTCCCTCCTCTCACCTTTTCTTGCCGGAAATTTCTTGAGAGCTGGAATTCGAGTTTGGTTGAGCACTAAATAAGAGCAAGATCCAGCCAGCAAGATATTCCTATTACTCTTAGAGATTTGGCATATCCAAGACGGCTAGGTGTTGTTGTTGAGCATCCAAGGAGTGAACTCGTGGAGATAAGTTTGTGAAGGTTTAAAGTTCACATCGAAGATCTGCCATTAGAGAGTGGGCTAAGCGGGTGAAGCTTGTGCTGACAAAGAAGAAGGCTTAGCCACAAGAGGGATGTTTATGGACTAGGATGCACGCGTGCATAGCCTCTCCAAACGGATAGGTAGAGTTGGTGCCAACAGTTTAAACTCTAGAAACAAACACATACTCGTCCTCAATCTCTACTTTCAGTTCTTGCCTTGTACCGCATGTTCTTCCTTGTTCATCTATTTGTGTGCTTGAAGCTCTAGTGTTGA includes these proteins:
- the LOC124676168 gene encoding myb-related protein 2-like, producing the protein MCSLQAEHCQYMAEPEQMYHQQQQQLHSHRQHMSSRPSLYPEKKFPLKGQGGAGGDSGLILSTDAKPRLKWTPELHERFSDAVSQLGGPDKATPKAIMRVMGIPGLTLYHLKSHLQKFRLGKNLQTQANAVHVKNVLGFAVTTDKACEGLASQDDHLNRETQTSKSVHISESLQMQIEVQRRLHEQIEVQRHLQLRIEAQGKYLHSVLEKAQEALAKQHVVNGLAAAPEVAYSARRRPLQNDGSADGSCLTASEDILSIGFSAAGADAARRGSAAPFEEEECYLFLGKPERRRQERRSEVTTNGCDGGVAFETAAGLDLSIGVVADSRRQPRGGERIDLNGSGWN